The following are encoded in a window of Bradyrhizobium guangdongense genomic DNA:
- a CDS encoding PepSY domain-containing protein, translating to MSYVSYLSGDIWHPYLPDDELLMCPRLRRIHILILAAALVGAGGGMPAFARDHDDAKRAVEAGEIRPYADILNVVKGKLPGEVVGVKLEREAGAWMYELRVLDGTGRLLEIHVDAKSGEIERTKEK from the coding sequence TTGAGCTACGTCAGCTATTTGTCAGGTGATATCTGGCATCCATATCTTCCCGATGACGAGCTTCTTATGTGCCCAAGACTGCGCCGAATCCATATCCTGATCCTTGCGGCCGCCCTTGTGGGCGCGGGCGGTGGGATGCCGGCGTTCGCGCGCGACCACGATGACGCGAAACGGGCCGTCGAGGCCGGCGAAATCCGTCCTTACGCCGACATCCTCAATGTGGTGAAGGGGAAGCTTCCGGGGGAGGTCGTGGGCGTGAAGCTCGAACGCGAAGCTGGCGCCTGGATGTACGAGCTCCGCGTGCTCGACGGCACGGGCCGGCTGCTCGAGATCCACGTCGATGCGAAGAGCGGCGAAATCGAGCGAACC
- a CDS encoding PepSY domain-containing protein, producing the protein MRKIAILTVGAVILGAASAQAGSLGKPCTSAPEAQWLPMGQLQAKVEAQGYKVQKAKLKNACGELYTLDKNGHRVELFVDPTNGQIIGQM; encoded by the coding sequence ATGCGCAAGATCGCAATTCTTACCGTCGGCGCCGTGATCCTCGGGGCGGCCTCCGCCCAGGCCGGCAGCCTCGGCAAGCCGTGCACGTCGGCCCCGGAGGCTCAATGGCTGCCGATGGGGCAGTTGCAGGCCAAGGTCGAGGCCCAGGGCTACAAGGTCCAGAAGGCCAAGCTCAAGAACGCTTGCGGCGAACTCTATACGCTCGACAAGAACGGTCATCGGGTGGAGCTGTTCGTGGACCCGACCAACGGCCAGATCATCGGCCAGATGTAA
- a CDS encoding cytochrome b/b6 domain-containing protein produces the protein MRTVSNTIGAGGAMPPATVKVWDPFVRIFHWSLASLFVLAYATGDEIERVHVAAGYAIAGLLAIRVIWGFIGPRHARFSNFVRPPREVLAYLRDVALLRAPRYIGHNPAGGAMIIALVVALAGTCATGYMMTTDVYWGSKLIEHVHEFLANLTVGLVVAHVLGVLIASLEHRENLVASMISGRKRAAD, from the coding sequence ATGAGAACCGTGAGCAACACGATCGGAGCCGGCGGCGCGATGCCGCCGGCCACGGTCAAGGTCTGGGATCCGTTCGTCCGGATCTTTCACTGGTCGCTGGCGAGCTTGTTCGTTCTGGCCTACGCCACCGGCGACGAGATCGAGCGGGTGCACGTCGCGGCCGGCTACGCCATCGCCGGCCTTCTCGCGATCCGCGTCATCTGGGGCTTCATCGGGCCGCGACATGCGCGCTTTTCGAACTTCGTTCGTCCGCCACGCGAGGTGCTGGCCTATCTTCGCGACGTCGCTCTCCTCAGGGCTCCCCGCTACATCGGACATAACCCCGCGGGCGGTGCCATGATCATCGCTCTCGTCGTCGCGCTGGCCGGCACGTGTGCGACGGGCTACATGATGACGACGGATGTCTACTGGGGCTCCAAGCTGATCGAACACGTCCACGAATTCCTGGCCAACCTGACCGTCGGCCTGGTCGTGGCGCATGTGCTCGGCGTGTTGATCGCAAGCTTGGAGCATCGCGAGAACCTGGTCGCGTCCATGATCTCCGGCCGCAAGAGAGCTGCCGACTAG
- a CDS encoding VIT1/CCC1 transporter family protein, with protein MPATPHIEKHFTASESVRDVVIGMADGLTVPFALAAGLSAAVTNTDVIVTAGLAEVVAGAIAMGLGGYLAARTDAEHYAAEEQREHHEIDHMHEREIDEVEQIFREYGLEGDALKSVVGAVASNRQRWVDFMMRFELGLERPDPKRAPISAATIGGSYVVGGLIPLVPYMFTQNIGTALQISVAATGVALLCFGAVKGHFTGVNKIKSALQTLLVGGLAAGAAYWLAHLFG; from the coding sequence GTGCCAGCCACCCCTCACATCGAGAAGCACTTCACCGCCTCCGAAAGCGTCCGCGACGTCGTGATCGGGATGGCTGACGGCTTGACGGTCCCGTTCGCGCTGGCGGCGGGCCTTTCGGCGGCCGTCACCAACACGGACGTGATCGTCACTGCCGGATTGGCCGAGGTCGTCGCCGGTGCGATCGCGATGGGCCTTGGCGGGTATCTCGCCGCGCGCACGGATGCAGAGCATTACGCCGCTGAAGAACAGCGCGAACACCATGAAATCGATCACATGCACGAGCGGGAGATCGACGAGGTCGAGCAGATCTTCCGTGAGTATGGCCTTGAGGGCGATGCGCTCAAGTCGGTTGTCGGTGCTGTGGCGTCAAACCGGCAGCGATGGGTCGACTTCATGATGCGCTTCGAATTGGGTCTGGAGCGCCCCGACCCGAAGCGCGCGCCGATCAGCGCCGCCACGATCGGAGGCTCATACGTGGTCGGCGGTCTGATTCCGCTGGTGCCCTACATGTTCACCCAGAACATCGGGACAGCGCTGCAGATCTCCGTCGCCGCGACCGGCGTCGCGTTGCTCTGCTTCGGGGCCGTCAAGGGGCACTTCACGGGCGTCAACAAGATCAAGTCGGCGTTGCAGACGTTGCTGGTAGGCGGATTGGCCGCCGGGGCGGCGTATTGGCTCGCGCATTTGTTCGGGTAA
- a CDS encoding carbohydrate porin, translating into MKRICLTGAVASLALAAPGAASAAESYPVKAPRPDAAEWTGFYLGGHFGYAGGRSNWSANDGLSTVNGSAGLFSAYDAFKGTGSYLFGVQGGYNLMLPSRFVMGFEADLSAPNTMAGDQTVTSLSGGTASYRDTVLGMGTARGRLGYAFDHWLLYATGGFAWSYDRLERTQLAGTPLVGSAAIGTVDTALTWRLGWVAGIGAELPVAPHWTAKAEFLASEFGDHHKSLAASAEQLNSGLSVQRVQVGLNYQLGPDPAHTDFAIKGIAPAETDNFAVHGQTTIVTQYALPFRAPYAGQNSLSPNQVRETFDADLFVGFRPWDGGEIWINPEIDQGFGLNGTFGVAGFPSAEAYKVGSTYPYARIPRAFLRQTIDLGGDVQKVESGPMQFAGSQTSDRLVLTVGKFSVVDIFDSNKYAHDPRGDFLNWTLVNTGAFDYAADAWAFTYGAAAEWYTGPWTFRAGVFDGPVTPNSTNLDPAFGQFQMVGEVERRYEVMGQPGKIAVTGYLTRARMGNFQDAVDLANLTGAAPDLSLVRTYTSKLGIAGNIEQQIIPGVGLFARAGYTPGRLEAYAFTDADATLAGGASISGKFWSRPNDTLGIAGIRNTISATHQAYFATGGYSALIGDGQLPHPGAEKIMEIYYTLPIAAWTLGFDYQFIDNPAYNRDRGPVSVVATRLHAQF; encoded by the coding sequence ATGAAGCGGATATGTCTCACAGGCGCAGTCGCAAGCCTCGCCCTTGCTGCGCCCGGTGCAGCGAGCGCGGCGGAGTCGTATCCAGTCAAGGCTCCAAGGCCTGACGCTGCGGAATGGACCGGCTTCTATCTCGGCGGCCATTTCGGATATGCCGGCGGTCGGTCCAATTGGAGTGCGAACGACGGCTTGTCCACCGTGAACGGATCGGCCGGCTTGTTCAGCGCCTATGACGCGTTCAAAGGGACAGGCAGCTATCTCTTCGGCGTGCAGGGCGGCTACAATCTGATGCTGCCCTCGCGCTTCGTGATGGGTTTCGAGGCCGACTTGTCCGCCCCGAACACCATGGCGGGAGATCAGACCGTAACGTCGCTCTCCGGCGGGACCGCCAGCTATCGCGACACCGTCCTCGGCATGGGGACGGCGCGCGGCAGGCTCGGCTATGCCTTCGACCATTGGCTGCTCTATGCGACGGGGGGATTCGCCTGGTCCTATGACAGGCTGGAGCGGACGCAACTCGCGGGCACCCCACTGGTCGGCAGCGCGGCCATCGGCACCGTGGATACGGCCTTGACATGGCGCCTCGGCTGGGTCGCCGGCATCGGAGCCGAGCTGCCGGTCGCACCGCACTGGACGGCCAAGGCCGAATTCCTGGCTTCGGAGTTCGGCGATCACCACAAGAGCCTCGCAGCATCGGCAGAACAGCTGAACTCCGGCCTCTCGGTCCAACGTGTCCAGGTCGGGCTCAACTATCAGCTTGGTCCCGATCCCGCCCACACCGACTTTGCCATCAAGGGCATCGCCCCCGCGGAGACCGATAATTTCGCCGTGCATGGGCAGACGACGATCGTCACGCAATATGCGCTGCCGTTCCGCGCGCCCTATGCCGGCCAGAACAGCCTCTCGCCCAATCAGGTGCGCGAGACATTCGATGCGGACCTCTTTGTCGGCTTCCGTCCCTGGGACGGCGGAGAAATCTGGATCAATCCGGAAATCGACCAGGGCTTCGGTCTCAACGGCACATTCGGAGTGGCGGGCTTCCCGAGCGCGGAGGCCTACAAGGTCGGGTCCACCTATCCGTATGCGAGGATTCCGCGCGCCTTTTTGCGGCAGACGATCGATCTCGGCGGCGACGTGCAGAAGGTCGAATCCGGGCCCATGCAGTTCGCGGGCTCCCAGACCAGCGATCGCCTCGTGCTCACCGTCGGCAAGTTCAGCGTCGTCGACATCTTCGACTCCAACAAATACGCGCACGATCCGCGCGGCGACTTCCTCAACTGGACGCTGGTCAACACCGGGGCATTCGACTACGCCGCCGATGCCTGGGCCTTTACCTATGGCGCCGCGGCCGAGTGGTACACCGGCCCTTGGACCTTCCGTGCCGGCGTATTCGACGGGCCCGTGACGCCCAACAGCACAAACCTCGATCCGGCCTTCGGCCAATTCCAGATGGTTGGCGAAGTCGAGCGTCGCTACGAGGTCATGGGGCAACCCGGCAAGATCGCCGTGACTGGCTATCTGACGCGCGCGCGGATGGGAAATTTCCAGGACGCCGTCGATCTTGCCAACCTGACCGGCGCCGCGCCGGACCTCTCGCTGGTGCGCACCTACACGAGCAAGCTCGGAATTGCCGGCAACATCGAGCAGCAGATCATACCCGGTGTCGGCCTGTTTGCACGAGCCGGTTACACGCCCGGCAGGCTGGAGGCCTACGCATTTACCGATGCAGACGCGACGCTCGCGGGTGGCGCCTCGATCTCCGGAAAATTCTGGAGCAGGCCGAACGACACGCTCGGGATAGCAGGCATTCGCAACACGATTTCCGCAACGCACCAGGCTTATTTCGCGACAGGCGGTTACAGCGCGCTGATCGGCGACGGGCAGCTTCCGCATCCGGGCGCCGAGAAGATCATGGAAATATACTACACGCTTCCGATCGCGGCGTGGACGCTCGGTTTCGATTATCAGTTCATCGACAACCCCGCCTACAATCGCGATCGTGGACCAGTCTCAGTCGTCGCGACTCGCTTGCATGCGCAGTTCTGA